The following proteins come from a genomic window of Ovis canadensis isolate MfBH-ARS-UI-01 breed Bighorn chromosome 22, ARS-UI_OviCan_v2, whole genome shotgun sequence:
- the RBP4 gene encoding retinol-binding protein 4, with product MEWVWALVLLAALGSARAERDCRVSSFRVKENFDKARFAGTWYAMAKKDPEGLFLQDNIVAEFSVDENGHMSATAKGRVRLLNNWDVCADMVGTFTDTEDPAKFKMKYWGVASFLQKGNDDHWIIDTDYETYAVQYSCRLLNLDGTCADSYSFVFARDPSGFSPEVQKIVRQRQEELCLARQYRLIPHNGYCDGKSERNIL from the exons ATGGAGTGGGTGTGGGCGCTGGTGCTACTGGCGGCGCTGGGCAGCGCCCGGGCGGAGCGCGACTGCCGGGTGAGCAGCTTCCGAGTCAAGGAGAACTTCGACAAGGCTCGC tTCGCCGGCACCTGGTACGCCATGGCCAAGAAGGACCCCGAGGGCCTCTTTCTGCAAGACAACATCGTCGCCGAGTTCTCCGTGGACGAGAACGGCCACATGAGCGCCACGGCCAAGGGCCGAGTCCGTCTCTTAAA TAACTGGGACGTGTGTGCAGACATGGTGGGCACCTTCACAGACACTGAGGACCCTGCCAAGTTCAAGATGAAGTACTGGGGCGTAGCGTCCTTTCTCCAGAAAGGAA ACGATGACCACTGGATCATTGACACGGACTACGAGACCTATGCCGTGCAGTACTCCTGCCGCCTCCTGAACCTCGATGGCACCTGCGCTGACAGCTACTCTTTCGTGTTCGCCCGAGACCCCAGCGGCTTTTCGCCGGAAGTGCAGAAAATCGTGCGGCAGAGGCAGGAGGAGCTGTGCCTGGCCAGGCAGTACCGGCTGATCCCTCACAACG GTTACTGTGATggcaagtcagaaagaaacattttgtag